From the Lactuca sativa cultivar Salinas chromosome 9, Lsat_Salinas_v11, whole genome shotgun sequence genome, the window attgggtttTTGGAGCCATTGGATTAGGCCTCGGTTATTGGGACAAGTAAGGTTTAGCCTAGGAGTTGGAAAAATGAAATAGATTCCAAGTTACAGTTTATGGctcaattattaattggggtttcatttaattaattagCGCGGGGACTTTCCGGATCAGCAGTCCGAACATTTATCTGATTTtcagcagtttgaggtgagtctccttattGTGCTtggtgggtcgaaggcacaaatAACGGCCCATGATTTAatatgattaggatgctagttgtctgtgtgactcttgtatgtgtagtatgttatatgtataccgggcggggtCCGATGACAGGCGAGGCTTGATAtgtgtattgtatgctatttatattagtgattcttgcatgtgtttatgtgtcTGTATgaatgtcgggtggggcccaatGCCAGGCGGGGCATGATGAATGTGATGGGGCGGGGCCCATCTCATGTTCTGACAGAACTGTTTCAAGCGGAAATCATATGGGGAGGATATTGTGCCATCACGctgggcccttcccttttgaactagaaatacctgaaaccataaacataaactgtaagcataaagcttagtgagcatcccaaaataccacatacaatattCATATAATATAACAACACGAGGTTGTGTCAGGTCCTTATCAACCCATGGGTCTATATCAACCCTAAATAATAGCAAGTAGTTGTGTCGGGTCCGAATCAACCTCCAGGTCCTTATCAACcccgagtccataatgactcCGAGCCCAAACTAGCTCAATACATAAATCATACAATCACACAATACACACTCATATGACAACATACAATTTTTTTACTTATATAATACAGTggatcggccttggtgccttcgtccCACTTAAGGTGGTACGAAGACTCACCTCACTGACAGACGAAAAACCGTAATAACACACTGCTCTGAAACCCATGCTACTGGTCATTTTTACGAATAAAAATAACCAAAACTCAGACTACTATTCAAacacctaaaatacccctaggtcaaaccctagtcaaaatccaggtcaaagtcaaccggaTTGACTcagtcagtacgcggggcgtactccttgtGTAAGCAGGGTGTACTTCGCCGTTGACCGAGGATCGGGGAGCTGAACTTGTACGTGGTGCATACCCCtcgatacgcccaacgtacatgatTGCTCATCACCCctcttattaagtgcttaatcccttaagcacATATGTCCACATTTCAGATTTGGGCAACATATGACGTTCTTAACCGTAATGTTTCCAACTCTATGGTTTAGCATGGCTAATAAGACCTTTCCTGACCCTATTCTCTTAACCCATCAAGACCATCTAGCACTTGCATGGAGAGAAACTAGTGACTAGAAACacaactttatgacttaacaccCTTCAAAACCTCttaaaggacaactcaaatgccTTGGAGTACCTTCTACTCACAATGACCaagtttgggacaaaaagggaatAACTTTGAGCTAAAACTAGATCCATAAGATTTCTACACCAAGGTTGAACCTTTTTACCTCCACAAGGTGCACAAGAGGAACAAGATGTTGGACTCAAAGCCTTGAGTGAAACATCACCACATCAATGCTCTTCTTTCCACTCTAAAAGCTCCAAATTGAACCAAAAATGGCTCTACAAGTTCCACAGTGCACTAACACTCTTTAGGGTTTCAAAATGAGAAAGGAGGCTAAAGATAAGAAGGTGCATGTGGCcataaatgtgtttaaataggacccaaaccctaaaaattagggtttgcaccctggcTACGTTTTCCCTGCGTACCAGCATACGCGCAACGTACTAATGAGAACCCAAGTACGCCATACGTACAAAGGTGTACACTCGGCATACTCCAACTGACTCTGAAATTACGAAATTGCCACTGGGGACTTAACTTGCAAATAAAGTACAACACAAGGGTTAAAACGAATACCTGAATAATAGATGTTACATTATCGACACATTGCGTTGATTTACcgataacacaaaaaaaattggGGAACATCAATGTTGACTACATTCCAACGGATACCTGAATAATAGATGTTATAATCCGGAGTAGGAACTCCGGAATATGTAGTCCGGAACGAAGACCATAGCCCCGGAATGCTCTATTCCAATGCAAGtggtcattatatatatatatatatatatatatatatatatatatatatatatatatatgtgtgtgtgtgtgtgtgtgtgtgtgtgtgtgtgtgtgttgctaGGATTTCATGATCTGATTCTTGTAAAAGGAATGTCGTCTTTGGGATTCATCTATGTCATCTCCATTTTAAACAATGGTTTGTGTGATCTCAACCTTGTCATGTTAGCCCTTTTAGTGTTCTTTTACTTGTGAGTATAACAAcattgattttgatttctttaTTATACCCATTATTTGCACTTGATTAAAGAAATTGTTTAAATGTTGAAGAGAAATTATCTTCATGTTCAAAGATGGTTGCTGAGTACAACATGACGTGAAGCTCTGATTATCAAGGCAGCAATGTGGTTCAATTTCGTAGTTTCAGCCTCTGATTTTCTGGCTTTGAACTTTTAGTCCAAACTCGGATTTTCCAAAATCATTCTCTATAACTTCTTACTATTGAAACTTCTTCTATTATTCTATAGATTCGTTTAACACCAATAAACATTCTCAAAATATGTACTTAAATATAAGAAACTTAGTGAGTTGATTGAAAGTCAATGGTTTGACAGTCAAATATTTATATGTTCAATGAGTTCATCCCAATTCAGAACATTGTGCAGATAAAAATTCTTTAGATCTTAAAGCACTTAATAGAACTTCTTAAGTTTAATTTTAATAGGATCATATTTAACCTTATACCAAATCAAACCATTTTCAACTAAGAACACAATTCGACTTTTTGAAGACGCAGGGCGGTCCATTGGTTTTCCATGCCCTCGtctagataataaaaaaaatgccCTATAATTTTACCGgacatatataaaaaaaaaaactttgataaCAAAAGTGCTATAAAGTATACAACTAatggaaaaaatatatataaatacaatttttttttcctaaaaGATGTTTAATTTGTTATTCTGATGGAATCTTGCAAGATTGAAATTGGAGATTCCATTCCAttgtgatttgtgattctattccaAGGTGTGATTTGTGATTCTCATGGCTTCTTCCTTTTGTCCTTGAACCCTTTAATATGTATTAGAAAACTCTCATTATTGAATGAAACATAAAAATACCATAAACAAGAAACAAAATAAATATCATAAACATGTTCTGAGTATTAATCTTCGGTTAGGCATTAAATTTTTACATGGAAATAAAAACATAAGTTGACAAATAATATTGTATTAAAAAACTCATAACATCTAATATGAATCAATGTAACAATATTTGAATAGGTTATaatatttgaaatgttttacatgtAAAAATGTACCATGGTTGCATTTCTTGAATTCCGCCTTTTTTCCGAGTTCTACTTAAGGAGAGAAATGGGAGGATACAGAGGGAAAGTGAGGGGCGTCGAAGGAAAattgtgttcccgagtttcattaatgaAAGGAAAGTGAGGTTAGGGGAAGGATTTTGGAGTCATATTTTCCTTCCAAATGTTTCTCCCAAATTGGACGGATTTGGGAAGTGAGGGGaaggaaaattttaagttttattttctttttccttcTAACCGGGaacacaaaaactaaaaattttcctttcttttccttTCATTTCCTTCGAACTCGGGAACACAGAATAATGAATATTTTCCTTCATCTCCTTTtctttctgtcaaaattttcctaccCTTTCCTTTTAATGAATTTACAAAAAAACTCGGGAACAAGGCGTAACGGAAATGAAAATGGGGTAGAGGCTCTTGAACTTGGTTCACATGTAATAATATTTGAATTGGTCAAAAGAAGCAAATACCGAGCTCTAACACGTAAACATAAAAAATCAAGCTcctaaaacaaagcataaaaatCAGATAAAGAGGTCAGACGATGATAAATGGCAGCAGGTTTAGAAAGACATTAgacaaaaaattaagaaaaatcgATTTCATCCAAATCAGTTGAAGAGAAATCAAAAATCAGAATCCAACAGGTCTTTTCTTTTGTTTTAGATAAATCAGAAATCAGTTGAAGAGAAATCGAATGTGAATGAGAGGTGATTGAACTCAGAAATCATAATGAgaggttcaaaaaaaaaaaaaaaaaaaaatcgaactCAATGTAGCAGCAGATTAAAAGGATGATCGATAGAATGTAGAGAATGAGAAACTGAGAATAAGAAATTGGAAATAGAAGTCGGACCCAATATTTTAGTCGACTGACAACAGATGAATCTATGATCGGTCGATGAACTGCGACTTCTACAGTTGACTCCTCGATTTTCAAGGGTAGCCATTACCGATTTTGACGATTGCAGTTGTCAAAAAGCTTTAATTTGGCGCACCCGCTTTTTCACCGGACGACATTGAGAACTGGACTTAATATGTATACAGTTTACTATGCAAAAACCATGCCTCTTTAATTTGATGCCTTGGGCCTAGGCCCAACTCGCCCATATATCGGGTCGGGCCTGTGAAGAAGTCAGGTGTGCTGACTGAGCGCCATCAATGATCTTATCTTGCTCAAAATTCTGAATTGATTCAAATTACTACACCTTCCAAGTTTGGGATCATTACCAAAATTTAACAAATACATGTCTTAAAAGACTTGAATCCTCTGTGCTCTTACGTGTTCGATTACGGCTCAAAAATATTTTGTTGTTTCCTTCTCTTCCTCCTGTTGGCATAGCTTGGTGAGTTGCCCTTTATTGTCATGTAATCGAAATTTTGGCAAGCATTATTCAGCATCAATAAGGTGACTTGACATCATCTTTACTACTATGAATTACATCATTATTCCATTCGGTGATTGAGTTATGCTAATGCACATAATCTAATACCATGTTTTGTGCAAGTCGCTTAACAACTAATTAGCAATCAACATGACTAAAATCGTTTATTTTTACGTGAAGTTCTTTGGACAAATCCTCAACAGATGAAGCAAATAACAAAtcgaaacaaaacaaaataaaaacatgaaGGTCATGTTCACATAGAAGATAGCCGCAAGAACTTAACGAGCAAGTACATACTAGATTTGAATAAGGAAAACTCTACTAGTCATATCAAATTGGATTGCTCACAACAGTCAGCCAAGAATCATGAATGGTTTGGGTGATTAATTTTTTATGCACTTTCACACACTTGTTTCCGTTCCACTTACAAGACATCATGTCTTGCTTCCTGATTAATCTGGTTGCAGATTGACAATGACAATACATACCACCATAACCTTTTTCTTTGTATTTTCCAAAATAACAGTTGAGTTGGTTTACTGAAGGCTTTTAGAAATGTAACAAGGATTTTTGTTTTGTGTATAGTAGttgtatgtattttaaatatcaTTATTTATTTTTGCTGAAATAGTAATTATCGTCATATCAATATCAAAATTCACATCAAAGCCAAATGGTTAATTAAAATAGAAAACTGAAAAAGAGAGAATACCCGTTACAACATTTCTGGGCCTTGTTAATCGTAATCGTGATCGTCATCATATGTGCAATCATAATCGTATGTGTAATCGTATTCGTATgtgtaatcataatcataatagcATCTGTGACCAGCCAAGTAATCGTATTGAAGGTTGTGATTGAAAACGTGATTGTCATCGTAATAGGAGATTTGTATCTCATCAGACACCTCAAGACTCCCTCTTGACCCATAAACACGCAGACATTTCAACATAAGAATGCTCTGTGGAAGATGACTTATGGGTGTAGCTCCTATAGATTAGTCTTCCAGACATTCTAAACGTCCAAGTTCCTCAGGTAACTTCTCCAGCGACCGACAACAATCAAGATTGAGAGATTTAAGATGTTTCAACATACAAATGCTATCCGGAAGATGTCTAATCTTTGTACCTGACAAACTCGGCAACTCTAAACATTCTAACTTGCCAAGATCTTCAGGTAACTTCTCAAGTGAAAAACATTGATCAAGATCAAGTTTATGTAGATTTTTCAACATAACTATGCTATCTGGAAGATGCTTAATATATGTACGAGACAAATCTAGCAAGCGTAAGCATTCTAACTGGCCAAGATCCTCAGGTAACTTCTCTAACCTTGAACAACGATTAATATTGAGAGACTCCAGATGTTTCAACTCACAAATGCTATTTGGAAGATGCTCGATATCTGTACATGACAAATCTAGATCCTTTAAAGATTCTAACCCACTAAGGTCCTCTGGTAACTTGTTAAAATACCGAGAATGGTAAAGTATGAGAATGTTGAGGTGTTTCAACAAATTAATACTGTCCGGAAGATGTTTTAGCTTTGTATTTGTTAAATCTAGAACCTCTAAACATTCTAAGCGGCCAATATCCTCAGGTAACTTCTCAAACTCATCACAATGAGCAAGGCGAAGATATTTTAGATTTTTTGGCATGGAAATGCTATCCGGAGACAATTTTAGATTCTCTAAACACCCTACCCGCTGAAAAACCTCAGGTAAATTCTTAAGGGACAAACAAGCCCAAAGTTCGAGAGATTTTAGATGTTCCAACTTCCAGATATCATCTGAAAGTTCTACCAAATCACGACAATCACTAAGATTCAACGTCTCAAGATTTGGGGTTAGATCAAGGTCAATAGTCTTCAATTTTGATCCCCTGAGATCAAGGAATCTAAGCTTGTCAAGAACCTAACATAAGGAGAAAAACAAGATGAATATTGCTGTCAATACAAAGCAATGAATGCATAAGTCGTATTATTACAATGAATCATGCAAAAGTAATCAATCAACCATAATGTTACCTTTTTTTCTCCCCCTTCCCAAAGTTGTACGATGTCGCTTGTAGGCATCTCAAGTCTAACAAGATTATTTGCTTGAAATGTTTTGGGTAAAGACCTAAAAGGGTAAGAATCCCATTTCAGATATTGTAAAGCATCTGGAAAGCTTGGACTAAATGTATCAAGTTCAGCGTCCCTTAAATGGTTTGTTGTAACCACGGAAACATATCTAAGCGCCTTCATCTTTCCAAGACCTTTAATAAGCATATAAGGATTGAGTTTCGTACTGTAAAATTCTATACATCTTGTTTCTTCAGTACCCTGAAATTAAGGTGGTCACGATGAAAGTTGTCTGAAAATAGATGAAAAAGTGTTAGATTTCTCGAACATACAAATAAACTTGATCCTTACCGAGTCATTAGCCAAGATATGTTCAATTTCGTCATTCTTCCATAAACGGCTATGATTCTTTGGCAAATCAGGGTGAGAATGACGAACAATATGTCTGCCCATTTCTTGAATACTGTCATGCATGTCCAAACACTCACCATAATAATTATCTTTATAAATAGTTATGAGAAATTTTTGCTGAAGAACTCTTAAACCAATTCTACCATGAAACCCAAAGCTTTCAAGAACTTGGATTGCGAAGTCTTTTATGCAGCCTTTCATAATGCATGCAGCATCCAGGAATATCTCCTTGTAATCATCCTCTAGAGTGATATAGCTTAATTCCAATATTTTTAGTGTTTCTGTTAGTGGAATTGTTTTTAATCTTGCTAAAGCATCTTCCCATTCTGGCTTATCTTCACCACACAGAAACGAACCCAAGACTGTGATTGTTAAGGGAAGACCAGCAAGCTTCCATGTGATGCCATGAAGAATTACTACCAAATTAATGTATATACGGATACAGATAATGTATCATTGTTCATACTTATTATATACCTGAATTTTCCGGCAGCTGTAGTTAGGTTGAAGTGGTAGATGACCGGTACCAAGCCTTACTGTGGCGGTTCAGTTATCGGAATCGAAATGTACTGCGGATTGAACCACCGATCCTCCGTCAAATAGCCTCCTTCCTTCAATTTTTTCTGTCGGACTTAAGAGCTGCTCTGATTTTTGATGTTCCGAGGGGAGGGGAGGGTTTTTGGGGGGAGGGAGGAAATATCGATAGACCAAAATGGACCCTTTAGATTTGTTATTACTAAAACTTCCCCAAAAGATGATGAATTTTATGATTCAAGCCCTTAAAAGTTAAAAGACTATAACAGGTGTTAATCAAATGGTCCTTTAACTATGCTTAAACCGACATGTCTGCTTGTTAtcacatatttttcaaaatttcttaTAAGTTTCAAAAGACCGAATCTAACTCTTCTAAGACCAATTTGattcaattaaacatattaattctTCTAATTATACACTTGTTCAATTACATTTAACAAGCTTGATTATAGTTAtatttttcatttgtttattCATAAAATTCAAACGTTAATCAgagatatatttttttagtttacaCTTCCAACattaaaaaatttacaaaaatgtCCAAAAATGGTGAATCTTTTATGTTAAGTGgctaaaaaaaactattaacCAAGTTCAATGGGCGTTATGTAATTTTAACTAGTTAACAAGTGACCGAATATCTATGGAGATTTTTCTTTTTTATCTCAATAGCCAAAATGACAAAGTTCAAATAATCGACATTTTGTTTAGAACATTGTGGCCAAGGCGAGAAAATCAAAAGCCACAATATATATGATAATAGTTTCATGTTTCTCATAGCACATCTCCTTACCAAAAAAAAATATGGTTCCACAACTACATAAAAATCAGGCTTAGATTTgtactaaaactaatatttagTGTAACCATTATTTAAATTACTGGTTAGTTTCAAAATCGACCTCATTTGAGGAGCTTATTTTCGTGTCAATGTTGGAGTGTAACATGATGTCAGATTAGGAAGCAAACATGGGTGAAATTTTGATAAGcttaaaaatgacaaaatttgACAAGCATATCCTCCCTAATAATTAAAGCATTAAGatctttttgtcacatgtcacattctcatttattttgccacatataattttatagttattttaaattaatttttattccacatgtcattttatggttttttcattttattaaattgtaaatagtatttatattcaataataaatgcatatcaatttcattaataaactttggGTAAATCCCTCGTGCATATGCCCAAATgcatgtttagtccctattttcaaaaattaactcggacagtCCCTCATATCATTAAAAGATGCACGCTACATCCCTCGTTGGTTTAACTTTGCACGTTTCATCCCTTTTTAGATATGAAAAGACTATAATGCCCTTTTCATTTTTATTTCCATTTCTTTTTTAACaattttgattaattttaatttctaaaaagtattttaaTTATTGTTCTGTTTTGCTGAAGAATACTTGACGATCACCACCGCCAGATATCTACATCACTGGAAAATGGAGCATCAGCGTCACCCCTCAACTCACCCCACCCAATCCCTGATTCAAAGCTCACCCGTTCCACTGAGAATAACCACAATCaatcttttttattaaatttcgGCGACTTCCACAGCAACATCATCAGATGTCTGACCAACCACCTATTTAATATTCTCAAGTTTTTCAAGCATTTGTTTTTCTTCTAGGCTTTCTTCCGACAAAGTATCCACAAAGGAGTGCAGATCTGAATGGTAAGGAGAAGGTTAGGGATGAGTGCAGATTTGTTACCCTTGAGCCAGAGTATGGATTCGCTACATACCCTCTCGCCGGAAAAACGAGAGGCATATATGGTTTGTTACAACGATGGTGATGTGTATGTGCACATATCCTTGGAGCTTTCTTCACAATCACTCGTTGTAAGATCTGCAATTTCATCAGAGAAGATGATTCCCAAATCTTAACTCTATTCCACTATCGCCACCTGTGAGTTGCTCTGCCACTATAGATTTGCGTAGAAATCTAACATCGCCACCTAAAACCCTAACTACCACGTGAAGAGAGCGAGAGGCGGTGGTTTATGGTGTTTTGAGTTTCTGATCTGTATAGGAGTTTTTGATCTAAATATAGATCTGAATGGGTAGGAGATTGAGGAAGGGTTTGATTTTAATATTTGAATGTAGCTTTTCGGTTTAATATTTGATGTTTGATAATCAGATTAGGTTCATcaatggtggaggtggtggtgattgACGGTAATTGGAGGTGGTGAAGATTGCCAGTAATTATTGGTGGTTTCTGGAAGGTTGTTTGAGCTAGACGATGTTGATAGGAAGGAGATGGAAACAAATGATTTTTGGTTGATTAGTATCATCGGAAGAAAGGAGGAGGATAGGTGGTTGTGACGAGCGAGTGAGAAGTCGAAAGAAAAGGAAGAGACAGgagaaaattattttcatttcattttgttttttgttaaatttaaaaACTGATAAATAtataatagaaaattaaaaaagaaattgttaggggcaaaatagtctttttatgcCTGGAGGGACTAAGAATGCAAGAAAAAACAAACTGAGGGACAATccgagttaaattttgaaaatagggactaaacatgcGTTTGAGCATATGCATGAGGGACGAATGGCGTAATTTACCCATAaactttccttttaattttaaaattaccaaattaaagatttagtaattttttatttatttatctagattatttgtttaaattttaaaaaaaaaacactttaatttttataattcaatattttcttacttttcttataaattcatactTTTCAAAATTTAGAATTtcgtatttagttttttttttttaaataagttaatgTAATAATGGGTCTTACAACTAGTGTGCTAACATGAAGGAGAGTTGTGAAAAAGATATATGAACTAGTATCACGTCATATTTTGATGATTCCATTTTTACCCCTATTGGAAAAGCAATAGTCCCTTTACATTCTGATGATTCAATTTCATCCCCTGTTTCTGGATTTGAATATTTTGTCCAAatttaatttttccaaaatcatCATCAACATAACCAATCCATTAAAACATCCCCAATAGCTTCCTCTAGCACTAGTGAATAGTTTGACTCaggtcaaacatttttttttcaattaattcATCTTTAGTTTGGAACATATTTGTACaaatcaaaacttgtttatgatctTACATCACTTATAAAATCACATTGAATTTATTTATAACATATCATCtacaaattaatatcaaatttcaACCATTTTCGTCAACAACACAGTTTGACTTTCTGAAGAAGTCAAATGTGTTAACTAAACACCATGAGTAAGCTTGCAGTAActtgaatcttttgtcctatatGGCTATATCCATCTACTTTGATCTCTGTTTAATTTCCACTCAAAAACCGTGATGTTTCCATCTCTTCTTTTATAGGCATAAAGTTAGTATGTCAATTATGGCTTCTCAAGTTGGTGACTTTTTGAAGAAGTCAAGTGTACTATAAATTCTACACTGTTTCAAAGGTCTTACTTCATACATCTTCCAAAGTAGGGTTCAAACCTTAATTCAACAGTATATAACTTCTCTTATAGACTTGAATCGTTTCGAATACCTTCATATTGCTTCCATTGTAACCTTGTGTATTGATTGCTTCCTTgtcatcaaaactcctaattgcAGGAAATTGTTAAGTGTTAggatcgattgtaaccctaataAAATttcacatgcagaaaatgaaaacaAGAAAAGGAATACAATTTTTGGTCGGTTCTTCTCCAATTTAACAAAAACGACAAGCTTAAAACTATAACCCGAATTCTTAAGTATCCATAGTACGTAGTTGTATATTttttgttactataattactgATTTTGGACTTAAAATTTGGTTATTGTCGTATCAATCTCAATTAAAACCAAATCAAGATAAAATGATGAGTAGAAAACAGAGAAAGTACCTGTTACAATAGTTTTTTATGAATTTGACTTTTCCAGGCCTTAGAAGCTTCTCAGAATCATCCGTAGAGGCACAGTCTTCATGATTCAAATCTCTACGTACCACATCATTTTCTCTTCTAAGTGTTGTATCTCGGTATTAATAAAACCAAACGACCGAAGAAGCTCTCTCTGCCCAAAAATACACAGACCTTTCAACCAAAAAATGCTCTGTGGAAGATGACTTATGTATGTACCTTCTAAATTCAAGACTTTAAGACATTTCATCTTACAAATTCTATCGGGGATATCCCGTAAAACCTTACACTCCACTAAGATCAGCTTCTTTAAACCTTCTAATCGGCCTAGATCCTCCGGCAACTTCTCAAGCAGAGAACAATGATTAACTTTGATAGATTCTAGATGCTTCAACTTACAAATGCTATCCGGAAGACGTTTAATATTTGTATATGACAAACTTAGCTTCTGTAAACATTCTAAGCGGCCAAGATCCTCGGGTAACTTCTCAAGAAGTGAACAGAATTTAAGTTTAAGAGATTTCAGATGTTTCAATGTACAAAAGCTATCTGGAAGTTGTCTAATCTTTGTCGACAACAAACTTAGCTCCTCCAGGCATTCTAATGCGTCAAGGTCCTTGGGCGCCTCGGGAATACTGCCTTCGAGTTTAAGCTTTCTTAATTGTTGTAACGCACAAATGCTTTGTGAAAACCTCTCAAGGTTTGTGCAAACACAGAGACCTAAAGAAATAAGCCACTCAAGATTTCTAGTCAATGAGGGTCGATCTTCCTCATACCAACAAGTAAACTGAAACTTTGGCAAATTATTGTCCGGGTGAAACGGGCATCTTTCTAAGGACACAGCAGTCAGATGTAACTCAGCTAAAGGACCAACCTCAAGTGATTCATCCACACCACACAAAGTATCATCCTTTATGCAAAAGAAAAAAGAACTAAACCTCGGACAACCACTTAAATCCAAGTAGACAAGTTTTTTTAGAAATCCACTGGGAGCGCGAAGTTCTACCAAATTAGAACATTCACTAAGATGTAACTTCTCTAGATTTGTAGTCACCCCAAGGTCAAGGGTCCTTAACTTTGAATGACTAATGTAGAGGGACACGAGCTTTTGACATTCATCGGCCATGTGAATGTATTCCAAATCAAAACAATTTCCAACATGTAACTTCTCCAGATTTGGAGCCAGACCAACGTCAAGGGTCCTCAACTTTGAATGACTAATGTAGAGGGACGCAAGCATTTGACATTCACCCGTCATACAAAGTTCTTCCAAATCAAAACAATTTTCAAGATCTAACTTCTCGAGATTGGGAGTCAGACCAATGTCAAGGGTCCTTAACTTCGAACGACTAATGTCGAGAGAAGTGAGCTTCTGACATTCATTTCCCATGTGAAGTTCTTCCAAATCAAAACAAT encodes:
- the LOC111888145 gene encoding disease resistance protein RPV1-like isoform X1; the encoded protein is MKGCIKDFAIQVLESFGFHGRIGLRVLQQKFLITIYKDNYYGECLDMHDSIQEMGRHIVRHSHPDLPKNHSRLWKNDEIEHILANDSGTEETRCIEFYSTKLNPYMLIKGLGKMKALRYVSVVTTNHLRDAELDTFSPSFPDALQYLKWDSYPFRSLPKTFQANNLVRLEMPTSDIVQLWEGGEKKVLDKLRFLDLRGSKLKTIDLDLTPNLETLNLSDCRDLVELSDDIWKLEHLKSLELWACLSLKNLPEVFQRVGCLENLKLSPDSISMPKNLKYLRLAHCDEFEKLPEDIGRLECLEVLDLTNTKLKHLPDSINLLKHLNILILYHSRYFNKLPEDLSGLESLKDLDLSCTDIEHLPNSICELKHLESLNINRCSRLEKLPEDLGQLECLRLLDLSRTYIKHLPDSIVMLKNLHKLDLDQCFSLEKLPEDLGKLECLELPSLSGTKIRHLPDSICMLKHLKSLNLDCCRSLEKLPEELGRLECLED
- the LOC111888145 gene encoding disease resistance protein RPV1-like isoform X2 produces the protein MGRHIVRHSHPDLPKNHSRLWKNDEIEHILANDSGTEETRCIEFYSTKLNPYMLIKGLGKMKALRYVSVVTTNHLRDAELDTFSPSFPDALQYLKWDSYPFRSLPKTFQANNLVRLEMPTSDIVQLWEGGEKKVLDKLRFLDLRGSKLKTIDLDLTPNLETLNLSDCRDLVELSDDIWKLEHLKSLELWACLSLKNLPEVFQRVGCLENLKLSPDSISMPKNLKYLRLAHCDEFEKLPEDIGRLECLEVLDLTNTKLKHLPDSINLLKHLNILILYHSRYFNKLPEDLSGLESLKDLDLSCTDIEHLPNSICELKHLESLNINRCSRLEKLPEDLGQLECLRLLDLSRTYIKHLPDSIVMLKNLHKLDLDQCFSLEKLPEDLGKLECLELPSLSGTKIRHLPDSICMLKHLKSLNLDCCRSLEKLPEELGRLECLED